A single window of Dehalococcoidia bacterium DNA harbors:
- the prmC gene encoding peptide chain release factor N(5)-glutamine methyltransferase, with the protein MTTPAEVIHGTSALLKNVLQRDLRLEIEVLLAHVLQVTRSQLLARLQDPIDELPLREFDELLARLIQHEPLAYIIGYREFYGIEITCWDDALIPRPETEMLVDLALEEITRRGDDLRIIDVGTGAGAVAIAIAENAPQVRIIATDASAAALDVATKNVRAYGVGSRVMLRPGDLLASTGEFDLILANLPYVSEGEWQTLEPEIQEYEPRSALVGGVHGTEIIERLIAEAPQHLAEGGVLAAEIGETQGERLLTVARRFFPDGYAYVMKDYAGKDRVLVIRREEEGIG; encoded by the coding sequence GTGACGACACCGGCTGAGGTTATCCACGGCACGTCGGCACTTCTCAAGAACGTGCTGCAGCGCGATCTGCGCCTCGAGATCGAAGTGCTGTTGGCGCACGTCCTGCAGGTGACGCGCTCACAGCTCCTCGCGCGCCTGCAGGATCCGATCGACGAACTTCCACTGAGGGAGTTCGACGAACTTCTCGCGCGTCTCATTCAGCATGAGCCGCTTGCGTACATCATCGGCTACCGCGAGTTCTATGGGATCGAGATCACATGTTGGGATGATGCGCTGATTCCGCGGCCGGAGACCGAGATGCTCGTCGACCTGGCGCTGGAAGAGATCACGCGACGGGGTGACGACCTGAGAATCATCGACGTTGGCACCGGAGCCGGTGCGGTGGCTATCGCGATCGCGGAGAACGCGCCGCAAGTGCGGATCATCGCGACCGATGCATCCGCTGCCGCACTGGACGTAGCGACGAAGAACGTGCGGGCATATGGCGTCGGATCCAGGGTCATGCTTCGACCGGGCGATCTTCTTGCGAGCACGGGCGAATTCGACCTCATTCTCGCCAATCTTCCTTACGTGTCCGAGGGTGAGTGGCAGACGCTCGAACCCGAGATACAAGAATATGAGCCTCGCTCCGCGCTCGTCGGGGGCGTGCACGGCACGGAGATCATCGAACGGCTGATCGCGGAGGCGCCGCAGCACCTCGCTGAGGGCGGGGTGCTCGCTGCCGAGATCGGCGAGACGCAGGGAGAGCGATTGCTCACCGTCGCGCGTCGTTTCTTCCCCGACGGGTACGCGTACGTTATGAAGGACTACGCGGGCAAGGACCGCGTCCTCGTCATTCGCAGGGAGGAGGAAGGGATTGGGTGA
- a CDS encoding Rdx family protein gives MSAKHRLEIEFCQVCKFHGRAFWLARELYDQRPDLADEWVLVPSSGGAFTVRFDGQVVFDYKKEGRFPDPKDVREAVLAASGKPATPPRH, from the coding sequence ATGAGCGCGAAGCACCGTCTGGAGATCGAGTTCTGCCAGGTGTGCAAGTTCCACGGCCGGGCGTTCTGGCTCGCGCGCGAACTGTACGACCAACGCCCCGACCTGGCCGACGAGTGGGTGCTGGTGCCTTCGAGTGGCGGCGCGTTCACGGTGCGCTTCGATGGGCAGGTCGTCTTCGATTACAAGAAGGAAGGCCGTTTCCCCGATCCCAAGGACGTGCGCGAGGCGGTGCTCGCGGCGAGCGGGAAGCCTGCGACACCGCCGCGGCACTGA
- the hisS gene encoding histidine--tRNA ligase: MTEDVPRPARFAAPRGTNDLLPDDWPYWKHVRDTAERVCELFGYRRIETPVFEHAGVYLRTAGAGTDIVEKEVYLFDDRGGDRLALRPEGTAGVARAYIEQGMASLPQPVRLYYLAPNFRYDRPQAGRYRQHTQLGAEAIGDADPLIDAEVINLLWTLYRELGLRDFTLKINTIGDQKCRPAFIEALREYYRPRLDDVCADCRMRFEKNPMRLLDCKEERCQPIIAGAPRLHDYLCDECREHFERLKSYLQALKIGFDIDERLVRGLDYYTRTAFEMQPSIEGSQSALGGGGRYDGLIELLGGAPTPGIGFGSGVERLVINLKRQEVPVDPTAGPRVYIAHLTPEAAILALQLAEQTRAAGCQTMMGSSGRSLKAQLRHANAKHADFAAIIGAAEVGRGEVTLRDLRDHSERRVPAGDVAGLIGA; this comes from the coding sequence ATGACCGAGGATGTACCCCGCCCCGCGCGCTTCGCTGCCCCACGCGGCACGAACGACCTTTTGCCGGACGACTGGCCCTACTGGAAGCACGTCCGGGACACCGCCGAGCGGGTCTGCGAGCTATTCGGCTACCGACGTATCGAAACACCCGTCTTCGAGCACGCCGGCGTCTATCTGCGGACGGCGGGCGCCGGGACCGACATCGTCGAGAAGGAGGTCTACCTCTTCGACGATCGGGGCGGCGACCGTCTGGCGCTGCGCCCCGAAGGGACGGCCGGTGTCGCGCGGGCGTACATCGAACAGGGGATGGCCAGCCTGCCCCAGCCGGTGCGCCTCTACTACCTGGCGCCGAACTTCCGCTACGACCGGCCCCAGGCGGGCCGCTATCGCCAGCACACGCAGCTTGGCGCCGAGGCCATCGGCGATGCTGACCCCCTGATCGATGCTGAGGTCATCAACCTGCTGTGGACGCTGTACCGGGAGTTGGGGCTGCGCGACTTCACGCTCAAGATCAACACGATCGGCGACCAGAAGTGCCGCCCGGCGTTCATCGAAGCGTTGCGGGAGTACTACCGGCCGCGCCTCGACGACGTCTGCGCAGATTGCCGCATGCGCTTCGAGAAGAACCCGATGCGCCTGCTCGACTGCAAGGAGGAGCGTTGCCAGCCGATCATCGCAGGCGCGCCGCGCCTCCACGATTACCTGTGCGACGAGTGCCGGGAGCACTTCGAACGCCTGAAGTCGTATCTTCAAGCGCTAAAGATAGGCTTCGACATCGATGAGCGCCTCGTGCGAGGACTCGACTACTACACGCGCACGGCATTCGAGATGCAGCCGTCGATCGAAGGAAGCCAGAGTGCGCTCGGCGGCGGCGGCCGGTATGACGGCCTGATCGAGTTGCTGGGTGGCGCGCCGACGCCGGGGATCGGGTTTGGCAGCGGGGTCGAGCGGCTGGTGATCAATTTGAAGCGCCAGGAGGTGCCGGTCGACCCGACGGCGGGCCCGCGCGTGTACATCGCGCACCTCACACCGGAAGCGGCGATCCTCGCCCTCCAACTCGCCGAGCAGACACGGGCGGCGGGCTGCCAGACGATGATGGGGAGCAGCGGCCGCAGCCTGAAGGCGCAGTTGCGCCACGCCAACGCGAAGCATGCCGACTTTGCCGCGATCATTGGCGCGGCGGAAGTTGGCCGGGGCGAAGTGACGTTGCGGGACCTGCGAGACCACAGCGAGCGGCGCGTGCCGGCCGGCGACGTCGCCGGGCTGATCGGCGCGTAG
- a CDS encoding alpha/beta fold hydrolase — MSSRGERAVTFASEGLSIDGRLRAGEGKLAAVVLHPHPQYGGDMDSHVVMTLFDVLADEGATTLRFNFRGTGASEGDFDAGRGGAADAQAAVAYVRERSRDASLVLAGYSYGAVIAAAVAGDIGARALVLASPPAAAADLQLPDGIPTLVVTGDRDAFAPAAALSRLEAPGREVMVLEGVDHFWFPGADRLAEAVRTFLKKLRTDQ; from the coding sequence GTGAGCAGCCGCGGCGAGAGGGCCGTCACGTTTGCGTCCGAAGGACTGAGCATCGATGGCCGGCTTCGCGCGGGTGAGGGGAAGCTCGCGGCGGTCGTATTGCATCCCCACCCGCAGTACGGCGGCGACATGGACAGCCATGTCGTGATGACGCTCTTCGATGTTTTGGCGGACGAAGGTGCTACCACGCTGCGGTTCAACTTCCGCGGCACGGGCGCCAGCGAAGGCGACTTCGATGCAGGGCGTGGCGGCGCCGCCGATGCGCAGGCGGCCGTCGCCTACGTACGCGAGCGGAGCCGGGATGCTTCGCTAGTGCTAGCGGGCTATTCGTACGGCGCGGTCATCGCCGCGGCCGTGGCGGGGGACATCGGTGCGCGGGCGCTCGTGCTCGCTTCGCCGCCCGCCGCGGCAGCCGATCTCCAGCTACCAGACGGGATTCCGACCCTGGTTGTGACCGGCGACCGGGATGCGTTCGCGCCGGCGGCCGCGCTCTCCCGCCTCGAGGCTCCGGGCCGGGAAGTGATGGTCCTCGAAGGCGTCGACCACTTCTGGTTTCCGGGCGCCGACCGGTTGGCCGAGGCCGTCCGCACGTTTCTCAAAAAACTCCGAACCGACCAATAA
- the prfA gene encoding peptide chain release factor 1, with the protein MFDRLEATEQRFDDLTADMARPEINGDYEKLQAIAKERAAIEDVVSLYRDWKASAAALEDARTVANDGDAEIAALGREEVESLTVRRSGLEQRLKLALVPKDPRDARDVIVEIRAGTGGDEAALFAADLYRMYSRYADRRGWKTEVASVSESGIGGMKEVVFEVHGQGAYSRLKYESGVHRVQRVPATEAQGRIHTSTATVAVLPEADDVEIQINESDLRIDRFHSGGAGGQNVNKVETAIRVTHNPTGIVVVCQDERSQLKNRMKAMAVLRARLLDLKQNEQAQEIAGSRKQQVGSGERSEKIRTYNFPQDRLTDHRIGLTVHNLPRILDGEIDDIIDAVNADEQARLLEAT; encoded by the coding sequence ATGTTCGACCGGCTTGAAGCGACAGAGCAACGTTTCGACGACCTGACCGCCGACATGGCGCGGCCGGAGATCAACGGCGACTACGAAAAACTGCAGGCGATCGCGAAGGAGCGTGCGGCAATCGAAGACGTTGTCTCTTTGTATCGCGACTGGAAGGCCAGCGCGGCAGCCCTCGAAGACGCGCGCACCGTCGCCAATGACGGCGATGCGGAGATCGCGGCGCTCGGACGCGAGGAGGTTGAAAGCCTGACCGTGCGTCGCAGCGGACTCGAGCAGCGGCTTAAGCTGGCGCTCGTGCCGAAGGATCCGCGCGACGCCCGCGACGTCATCGTCGAGATCCGCGCGGGCACGGGCGGCGACGAAGCGGCGCTTTTCGCGGCGGACCTCTACCGCATGTACTCGCGCTACGCCGACCGTCGCGGTTGGAAGACGGAAGTCGCTTCTGTAAGTGAGAGCGGCATCGGCGGCATGAAGGAAGTGGTCTTCGAGGTCCACGGGCAGGGCGCGTACTCGCGACTGAAGTACGAAAGCGGCGTCCACCGCGTGCAGCGGGTCCCCGCGACCGAGGCGCAGGGTCGTATCCACACCTCGACGGCGACCGTTGCTGTGCTGCCCGAAGCTGACGACGTCGAAATCCAGATCAACGAATCCGACCTGCGCATCGATCGCTTTCATTCGGGTGGCGCCGGTGGTCAGAACGTAAATAAAGTCGAGACCGCGATCCGCGTCACGCACAACCCGACGGGGATCGTCGTGGTGTGCCAGGACGAACGCTCTCAGCTCAAGAATCGCATGAAGGCGATGGCAGTGCTGCGCGCGCGTCTCCTCGACTTGAAGCAGAACGAACAGGCACAGGAGATCGCCGGGTCGCGCAAACAGCAAGTCGGCAGCGGCGAACGTTCGGAGAAGATCCGCACCTACAACTTCCCGCAGGACAGGCTGACGGACCACCGCATCGGCCTGACGGTGCACAACCTGCCGCGGATCCTCGATGGCGAGATCGACGACATCATCGACGCGGTAAATGCGGACGAGCAGGCGCGGCTGCTGGAAGCGACATGA